Proteins encoded in a region of the Candidatus Margulisiibacteriota bacterium genome:
- the coaE gene encoding dephospho-CoA kinase (Dephospho-CoA kinase (CoaE) performs the final step in coenzyme A biosynthesis.) encodes MIITLTGKIGSGKDTVRSLLNVPSDFTVIDADKLGHELLEEKKIVEKIKEIFPQTVIDGKISRKALAKAVFPRKIRILNNIIHPLLIEKIRQQVTSKTIIHAALLKELKLRKTSNIVIFVDTRLDIVLKRLGVKWSKKQILQRWKAQVSTVWYRKHADIIIKNNSSLEELKKEIIKKCQTLF; translated from the coding sequence ATGATTATTACACTCACTGGCAAAATAGGTTCGGGCAAAGATACAGTAAGAAGTCTTCTTAATGTCCCTTCCGATTTTACTGTTATTGACGCGGACAAGTTAGGCCACGAACTGCTGGAAGAAAAAAAAATTGTTGAAAAAATCAAAGAGATATTTCCTCAAACTGTTATAGACGGAAAAATCAGCAGAAAGGCTCTGGCCAAGGCTGTTTTCCCCCGAAAAATCAGAATATTAAATAATATTATTCATCCTTTGCTCATAGAAAAAATACGACAACAGGTTACCTCCAAAACTATAATTCATGCAGCGTTACTCAAAGAACTGAAGCTTAGAAAAACAAGCAATATTGTCATTTTTGTAGACACGCGTCTGGATATTGTTCTGAAAAGATTAGGAGTAAAATGGTCAAAAAAACAAATCCTGCAGCGCTGGAAAGCTCAGGTCTCGACCGTATGGTACAGAAAACACGCGGATATTATTATTAAAAATAATTCCTCACTGGAGGAACTGAAAAAAGAAATTATAAAGAAATGTCAGACTTTGTTTTAA
- a CDS encoding LOG family protein has product MGLEIEALKNDIKSLLQKYSRGSEQQQDLLNEFILATLLYNWEDPEPDEIIPLKEGLDEIRKSITMFKKYKYDTKISIFGSARVAADDALYHITSEFARKAVYNNYKIITGAGPGIMEAGNVGAGPENSFGLGLNLPFENDSGVFAEFPEHITVFKHFYSRKLTFYRESQAIVVMPGGFGTMDEIFQGMASIQTGKLHVRPFLLMDKPGGVFWNNFDIWLKENLLKNQYIDNDDMLIYRIFYNADDSLNYIKHFYHNFFSYFMLEDRLFFQLKIKLKDAQLKELNDYARQYLFSEFIFVRERYYNNGNLYVYSCKKLNLYQYINVIKLIEMINNF; this is encoded by the coding sequence ATGGGCCTTGAAATTGAAGCATTAAAAAATGATATAAAATCCTTACTTCAAAAATACTCTCGCGGTTCGGAGCAGCAACAGGACTTATTAAACGAATTCATTCTGGCCACACTTCTTTATAATTGGGAAGACCCTGAACCTGACGAAATTATTCCCTTAAAAGAAGGTCTCGATGAAATTCGCAAGTCTATTACCATGTTCAAGAAATATAAATATGACACAAAGATATCTATCTTCGGTTCAGCCAGAGTTGCCGCGGACGACGCTCTTTATCACATCACTTCCGAATTCGCCCGAAAAGCGGTTTACAATAACTACAAAATAATCACCGGGGCCGGTCCCGGGATTATGGAAGCGGGTAATGTAGGCGCAGGGCCGGAAAACAGTTTCGGCCTGGGATTAAATCTGCCCTTCGAAAACGACAGTGGCGTGTTTGCTGAATTTCCCGAACATATAACGGTCTTTAAACATTTTTATTCCAGAAAACTTACCTTTTACCGTGAATCTCAGGCAATCGTTGTTATGCCCGGCGGGTTCGGGACCATGGATGAAATTTTTCAGGGCATGGCCTCCATTCAAACCGGCAAACTGCATGTCAGGCCTTTTCTTTTAATGGACAAACCGGGCGGGGTATTCTGGAACAATTTTGATATCTGGCTCAAAGAAAATTTATTAAAAAACCAATATATTGATAACGATGATATGCTTATTTATAGAATTTTTTACAACGCGGACGACAGCCTTAACTACATAAAACACTTCTATCACAACTTTTTTTCCTATTTTATGCTGGAGGACCGTTTGTTTTTTCAGCTGAAAATAAAGCTGAAAGATGCGCAGCTCAAAGAACTCAATGATTATGCGCGGCAGTACCTGTTTTCCGAGTTTATTTTCGTAAGAGAAAGATATTACAATAACGGCAATCTTTATGTGTACAGCTGTAAAAAACTTAACCTCTATCAATATATAAACGTTATAAAACTTATTGAAATGATTAACAATTTTTAG
- the hisA gene encoding 1-(5-phosphoribosyl)-5-[(5-phosphoribosylamino)methylideneamino]imidazole-4-carboxamide isomerase: MKVIAAIDLLHNECVRLYKGNYNQVTVYSNDPVDMAKKFQTEGADIIHVVDLEGALKGMPVHFDTIVNIQKNVRIPVEVGGGIRNIDSIKKYWDAGIKRIILGSSVVLNEKFASDALTHYKNNIIFGIDAREDNIAVNGWIETTSYKVIETIQKYEKQGLQEIIYTDINKDGAMEGPNLEMLKKILNESNVKIIASGGISSLKDISYLRTISDKFMRKKIYGCILGKAIYENKLTVGEVKKSIYGP; this comes from the coding sequence ATGAAAGTAATCGCAGCGATAGATTTACTGCACAACGAGTGTGTGCGGTTATATAAAGGTAACTATAATCAGGTAACTGTATATTCCAATGACCCGGTGGATATGGCTAAAAAATTTCAGACAGAGGGCGCGGACATAATCCACGTTGTAGATTTGGAAGGCGCGCTAAAGGGTATGCCTGTTCATTTTGATACTATCGTCAATATTCAGAAAAACGTGCGTATCCCGGTAGAAGTTGGGGGCGGTATTCGTAATATCGATTCCATAAAAAAATATTGGGACGCGGGAATAAAACGTATTATTCTGGGTTCTTCTGTTGTTTTAAACGAAAAATTCGCCTCAGATGCTCTTACGCATTATAAAAACAACATCATATTCGGTATCGATGCCAGAGAAGATAACATTGCCGTTAACGGCTGGATTGAAACCACAAGCTATAAAGTGATAGAAACTATCCAAAAATACGAAAAGCAGGGTCTGCAGGAAATAATCTATACAGACATCAACAAGGACGGGGCAATGGAAGGGCCAAACCTGGAGATGTTGAAAAAAATCCTGAACGAATCCAACGTTAAAATTATTGCTTCCGGGGGAATTTCTTCCTTGAAGGATATCAGTTATCTGCGGACTATTTCCGATAAATTTATGCGTAAAAAAATATACGGATGCATTTTGGGTAAAGCTATTTATGAAAACAAATTGACTGTAGGGGAAGTCAAGAAATCAATCTATGGGCCTTGA
- the hisH gene encoding imidazole glycerol phosphate synthase subunit HisH translates to MIYIIDYEAGNIRSVARAFHFFKKEVTITSDLSKVKPKDLLVLPGVGSFGFAMKELQKKKMIDPIKDLITNKTPFLGICLGLQLLFDNSEESPGIEGLGILKGSVKKFKSDKLSIPQIGWNDIRIKKTEFKEFDKQYFYFVHSYYVDPADKKNVLAMTNYGIDYVSAVIKENLIATQFHPEKSSKIGLKFLEKVLQYFKVS, encoded by the coding sequence ATGATTTATATTATAGATTATGAAGCCGGCAACATCCGTAGCGTAGCCAGGGCTTTTCATTTTTTTAAAAAAGAAGTAACTATAACTTCGGACCTTAGTAAAGTAAAACCTAAAGACTTACTTGTACTGCCGGGTGTCGGTTCTTTCGGGTTTGCCATGAAGGAACTGCAGAAGAAAAAAATGATTGATCCGATCAAAGACTTGATTACAAATAAAACTCCATTTCTGGGGATTTGTCTGGGGTTGCAGTTATTATTTGACAACAGCGAAGAAAGTCCCGGCATCGAAGGTCTGGGAATATTGAAAGGTTCTGTTAAAAAGTTCAAATCAGACAAGTTATCCATACCACAGATCGGCTGGAATGATATCCGGATAAAAAAAACCGAATTTAAGGAATTTGATAAACAATATTTTTACTTCGTACATTCATACTACGTTGATCCTGCTGATAAAAAAAACGTTCTGGCCATGACCAATTATGGAATTGATTATGTATCTGCCGTAATAAAAGAAAATCTAATAGCCACTCAATTCCACCCTGAAAAAAGCAGCAAAATAGGATTAAAATTTCTGGAAAAAGTGCTACAATACTTTAAAGTATCATGA
- a CDS encoding ROK family protein — translation MNKEFIIGIDVGGTKIAAAIADNKGNILANFITPTEAKKGDNVVADKILLCIKHLLKESGLSVKKLKNIVIGIPGQIDRIKGIILNAPNIAGWKDFNIQKYLHKEFPKTKILLENDAHCATMGEFFYGAGKEFRNMIFLTISTGIGGGIILNKKLYSGKHHIAGEIGHMALNLSSDEDHKCGCGRMGCFEAYASGINMAKRAQKKLKDLNMIKDDYGGKILELAEGNLNKITAVIISQAASMQDKFACEIIEENGFYIGIACVNLINLLDPDAIILGGGVSKIGTILFDSITKTVHEHVKMTSKLETQILPAKTGTDAGILGALAIGISR, via the coding sequence ATGAACAAAGAATTTATTATAGGCATAGATGTAGGTGGCACCAAGATTGCCGCAGCAATTGCGGATAATAAAGGGAATATCCTGGCTAATTTTATAACCCCGACCGAAGCCAAAAAAGGCGATAACGTCGTGGCAGATAAAATTTTGCTTTGTATCAAACATTTGCTCAAGGAGTCTGGTCTTTCAGTCAAAAAATTGAAAAATATTGTTATTGGCATTCCGGGACAAATCGACCGCATCAAGGGTATTATTCTTAACGCACCGAATATTGCCGGTTGGAAAGATTTTAATATTCAAAAATATCTGCACAAAGAATTCCCAAAAACCAAAATTCTACTTGAAAATGACGCTCACTGCGCCACTATGGGCGAATTTTTTTATGGTGCCGGCAAAGAATTCAGGAATATGATTTTTTTGACTATCAGTACCGGAATCGGCGGTGGCATTATCCTGAACAAAAAACTTTATTCGGGAAAGCACCATATTGCCGGAGAAATAGGGCACATGGCCCTGAATCTGTCTTCAGACGAAGATCACAAATGCGGCTGCGGACGAATGGGCTGTTTTGAAGCCTACGCTTCCGGCATAAATATGGCCAAAAGAGCGCAAAAAAAATTGAAAGATTTAAATATGATAAAAGATGATTACGGAGGAAAAATTCTGGAATTAGCTGAAGGTAATCTCAATAAAATTACCGCTGTTATTATCAGTCAGGCCGCCTCCATGCAAGACAAATTTGCCTGTGAAATCATAGAAGAAAACGGGTTTTATATTGGGATTGCCTGTGTAAACCTGATTAACCTGCTGGACCCGGATGCTATTATCCTGGGAGGTGGAGTCAGTAAAATAGGGACGATACTTTTTGACTCTATAACCAAAACAGTACATGAACATGTTAAAATGACTTCCAAACTGGAAACTCAAATCCTTCCGGCCAAGACAGGGACCGACGCGGGGATTTTAGGCGCACTGGCCATAGGTATAAGCCGATGA
- the gmhA gene encoding D-sedoheptulose 7-phosphate isomerase, with amino-acid sequence MFNKNLSEHSQTFNALQNLEPQILELSEKIVKAFKTGNKVFFFGNGGSAADAQHFAAELTGRFQKERRALPAIALTTDTSALTALGNDYGFDIIFSRQVEALASEGDVLIGISTSGNSANVVKALETGAKLGCYCCGLSGNSGGKMNNCCELNIVMPSKNTPRIQEAHIFIIHTLCQLIEDEFAQ; translated from the coding sequence ATTTTTAATAAAAATCTGTCCGAGCATTCTCAAACTTTTAATGCTCTCCAAAATCTGGAACCTCAGATACTGGAACTTAGTGAGAAAATTGTTAAAGCTTTTAAAACAGGCAATAAAGTGTTTTTTTTTGGAAACGGCGGAAGCGCAGCTGATGCACAGCATTTTGCTGCGGAACTAACCGGTCGTTTTCAAAAAGAACGCAGAGCCTTGCCTGCAATCGCCCTAACAACAGACACATCCGCTCTGACCGCTCTGGGAAACGATTACGGATTTGATATTATTTTCTCACGGCAAGTAGAAGCTCTGGCTTCCGAAGGAGATGTCCTCATCGGAATATCTACAAGCGGGAACAGTGCAAATGTTGTAAAAGCTTTGGAAACAGGAGCAAAATTGGGTTGTTACTGTTGCGGTCTAAGCGGAAATAGCGGTGGGAAAATGAATAACTGCTGCGAGCTGAATATTGTAATGCCCAGTAAAAATACGCCGAGGATACAGGAAGCTCATATCTTTATCATTCATACTCTGTGCCAGCTGATAGAAGACGAGTTTGCCCAATAA
- the rlmN gene encoding 23S rRNA (adenine(2503)-C(2))-methyltransferase RlmN, with the protein MSNDIITFMKNFYDLNLEELTEELQPLFFPVYKIKEIFSWIYKKNAADFEQITTLSKQERNLLAEKFTCVLPAFTKIVSKGSVKYRIALNEELIIESVVLKEKDYYTLCVSSQAGCPLGCVFCATGKYGFRRNLTAGEIIAQYMIAVKSGYVIKNLVFMGMGEPLLNIAEVLKAVHVLNHKLGANIGIRNFTISTSGILAGIERLLESPMKFNLAISLNAGDDSLRSSLMPVNKTNPLSKLLRAASRYAEKTGRRVSFEYVLLKNINDSALHAQQLVKALRHKGFHINLIPFNNIDNEYIAPSVAEVKNFANILTENGLNVTIRYSKGAEISAACGMLANKSCF; encoded by the coding sequence ATGAGTAATGATATAATTACTTTTATGAAAAATTTTTATGATTTGAATCTGGAAGAATTAACAGAAGAGTTACAGCCGTTATTCTTTCCTGTTTATAAAATAAAAGAGATTTTCTCCTGGATTTATAAAAAAAATGCTGCTGATTTTGAACAAATCACGACTTTGTCGAAACAGGAAAGAAACCTGCTTGCTGAAAAATTTACCTGCGTTTTGCCTGCTTTTACCAAAATTGTTTCCAAAGGCTCGGTAAAATATCGAATTGCTTTAAATGAAGAACTTATTATTGAGAGTGTGGTTTTAAAAGAGAAAGACTACTACACGCTTTGTGTATCTTCTCAGGCAGGATGCCCGCTGGGTTGTGTGTTCTGCGCTACAGGTAAATATGGTTTCAGACGCAACCTGACAGCCGGTGAAATCATTGCCCAGTATATGATTGCCGTTAAGTCCGGATATGTCATTAAAAACCTGGTATTTATGGGCATGGGTGAACCTCTGTTGAATATTGCTGAGGTTCTGAAAGCGGTGCACGTACTTAATCATAAACTGGGCGCTAATATCGGCATAAGAAATTTTACAATTTCTACTTCCGGTATTTTGGCAGGCATTGAACGGTTGCTGGAAAGTCCGATGAAATTCAATCTGGCTATTTCTCTGAATGCCGGCGATGACAGTTTGCGTTCCAGTCTCATGCCTGTGAATAAAACCAATCCACTATCCAAACTGCTCAGAGCCGCTTCTCGCTATGCTGAAAAAACGGGGAGAAGGGTTAGTTTCGAATATGTTTTATTAAAGAACATTAATGATTCTGCGTTGCACGCCCAACAACTTGTAAAAGCCTTGCGACATAAAGGATTTCACATTAACCTTATTCCTTTTAATAACATTGATAATGAATATATTGCCCCCTCCGTCGCTGAAGTTAAAAATTTTGCAAATATTCTGACAGAAAACGGGCTAAATGTTACCATCCGTTACAGCAAAGGCGCGGAAATAAGCGCAGCTTGCGGAATGCTGGCCAATAAATCATGCTTCTAA
- a CDS encoding HAD family phosphatase, which produces MLLNKIKIAFFDIDGTIHRGDTLWEAMHKKLNTWESLGRHYLEQFSKREIDYEQFARLDVEAWAGAHQDLLEETITQIEILPETIYLFEKLLEKQIRIYLISNGIAQLAGHIVERFGLTGYRANPLEIEDKKLTGRINIILPYDHKGNAVRSILEKENIKSSQAMAVGDGPSDLHMLREVAFPVYYNDHHYPSDYNGFVAKNWSEILCYLGLKQGEQ; this is translated from the coding sequence ATGCTTCTAAACAAGATTAAAATCGCTTTTTTTGATATTGATGGGACCATACATCGTGGGGATACTCTTTGGGAAGCCATGCACAAAAAACTTAATACTTGGGAAAGTTTGGGCCGGCATTATCTGGAACAGTTCAGCAAGCGGGAGATTGATTATGAGCAATTTGCCAGGCTCGATGTGGAGGCTTGGGCCGGTGCGCATCAGGATTTACTTGAGGAGACGATAACACAAATCGAGATCCTGCCGGAAACAATTTATCTTTTTGAAAAATTACTGGAGAAACAAATCAGGATTTATTTAATTTCCAATGGTATAGCACAACTGGCAGGACATATCGTTGAAAGGTTCGGATTAACAGGCTACAGGGCCAATCCCCTGGAGATTGAAGATAAAAAATTAACTGGCAGGATAAATATAATTCTACCCTATGACCATAAGGGAAATGCTGTACGAAGTATTTTGGAAAAAGAAAATATTAAATCTTCACAGGCCATGGCTGTTGGTGACGGCCCCAGCGACTTACATATGCTCAGGGAAGTAGCTTTTCCTGTTTATTATAATGATCATCATTATCCGTCCGACTACAACGGATTTGTCGCCAAGAACTGGTCGGAAATTCTTTGCTATCTCGGGTTAAAGCAGGGGGAACAATGA
- a CDS encoding response regulator yields the protein MSENISENNFDLGNGPDGRPFKFYIIDDSVFMIKTLRDIIESFGGYVVGGSANAIDAMACLKKVSANVDIITLDINMPGMDGMTLLPILRGILPNVKIVVISALGKVESIKKTILLGANHFILKPFKEKQMFNVFNYLCHLDSKAISGQKRITNHQDQPLRIFAVETDEAHMVTTHTILDWFGCNIVGVSINSGKELLERIKNVQSILDVIMINSKLKQDIPSLIKKIIEMNPTLIIVILTDNPDSELIREIFKNDSYHRITAANENNLFEKLTSLFPLL from the coding sequence ATGAGTGAAAATATTTCCGAAAATAATTTTGATCTGGGTAACGGACCGGATGGCAGACCATTTAAATTCTATATAATTGACGATTCCGTGTTTATGATAAAAACCTTGCGGGATATTATCGAATCTTTCGGTGGTTATGTAGTCGGCGGCTCCGCCAACGCCATTGACGCCATGGCCTGTCTAAAAAAGGTAAGTGCCAATGTTGATATTATTACTCTGGATATAAATATGCCCGGAATGGATGGTATGACCCTTTTACCTATTTTACGCGGAATTTTACCAAACGTAAAAATCGTGGTTATCAGCGCCCTTGGTAAGGTAGAATCTATAAAAAAAACTATCCTTCTGGGAGCAAACCACTTTATTTTAAAACCTTTTAAAGAAAAACAAATGTTTAATGTCTTTAACTATCTTTGTCACCTGGACTCCAAAGCAATTTCCGGGCAGAAAAGAATAACCAACCATCAGGATCAACCTTTAAGAATTTTTGCCGTGGAAACTGATGAAGCTCATATGGTCACTACGCATACAATATTGGACTGGTTCGGTTGCAACATCGTAGGAGTAAGTATCAATTCCGGGAAAGAACTGTTGGAAAGAATAAAAAATGTCCAGAGCATTCTTGATGTCATCATGATTAATAGCAAGCTGAAGCAGGATATACCTTCTTTGATTAAAAAAATTATTGAAATGAACCCCACACTGATTATCGTTATTTTGACTGATAACCCTGATTCGGAATTGATACGTGAAATTTTCAAAAATGATTCTTATCATAGAATAACAGCAGCCAATGAAAATAACCTTTTTGAAAAACTTACCTCATTGTTCCCCCTGCTTTAA